The sequence below is a genomic window from Corythoichthys intestinalis isolate RoL2023-P3 chromosome 17, ASM3026506v1, whole genome shotgun sequence.
TAAGTCAAGTGTGACTTATTTTGTGATTAGCCATTTTATCTCTTACTTCTAGTAATGGATGAGGTCTCTGAAGTAGAGTACAAGACAGCACCCCCAGCAACACTTTACTGAGGGCACCTTCACATTAGACGAAGAGGACCAGGGTCGGGTTGGAGTgctacctcgcaacaacacttgcaaatgacttgttgaaaagatTCGGAAACAGAAATTATATTAACACAATAGTAGAAATACATTTTGTTTAGCATCCGAAAAATCAAATGCAGTCAAATAAAACAAATGAAACCATAATGTAAACATAATTTTAGATATTAGTTTGAGTTGAGCGGAACGAATTGTGCAAAcgccaatatttaaaaaattcagaCTGTTTTCTGATCATGGGCATCCTAATATTTTGAAATCCGATCAATAAAAATTATACCGGTATAAAATGTTTTGTCagttacacacacaaaaaagccaTGAGATACAAAGTACGGACCAAAGTTGAACCCTGCCTGTATCGGCCCACCTGTGTTGGTTGGGAATGAAAAAGCTCTTCAAATTAACAACATCAGCCACCTGCTTATTGAGAGCCACTTTTTTGCCTTCCCACATAGCACACGCATCAAGCATGTGATTGTTTTATTGCAGCTGAAGGCAATTAAGCAGCAGAAGCACATGCACAGAAGCGCACCCGAGAGTATCAGGAACAAAAGTGCTCAGTAAGATTGTAGTTAAGAAAATGAATGACCGCAGGAAAAAAGTGTAAACTGTGAGAAAAACAATGCCCAAACAGCCATTTGTAAAATGGAAAGAATAAAAACAAGCATGTTAAGAAGACCGTAACGAAGGTATCGAGTGTATCCACTTTGTATTTGGGGGCTGACAGCGTAAATGGGGGGAGATGAAGAGAGAGAGTGAGCGAGCGAGTTCAAGAAAGATTATTCAAGAGAAAAGTTTTTCACTTTGGTTCAAGGATGAAAACAGCAGTTACGTATGTTAGGCGTTTAACAAAGTAACATGTAGAACAAGTTTCAAATTAATGACTAGGACCCGGCTGTCTACTTGCCAACTCCTAACCTgtaggcaacaataagtctgcAATTAATTATGTATTTAATCAGCCGCGGGACAAAAAAATAGACCTATTATATCAGCCGAGCCGATTATCGGcaccgatatttggaaatttgacgcgtatctgtcttttttttatttgagcgGCCGATATGTAAAAATTATAACTGGGTTATTTCGGCTCAGATGCAGCCACACCTCTCTCTCCTGCCTGCtgtctcctgcactagtattcaccccatcctctgattggttaaatggtaaatggagttacacttgtacaGTGATCCTTCACTACTTTGCGCTTCCAACTTTGCGCCCCCACTCCATcacggatattttttttttttcaattaaaaaagtaaataaatacagatgagctctcCCAATCTGATCACGTAgtcttctctctctctcctgctgctgcttttcttggtctggcAGTGCACTAGAGtttcttattaaagttaacgatgattaagacattaaggtttgatcttgccagcgacgcttggaagccgaaacttcaacgcgccgcatacgtcaatcatcatttcgCTTGTTAAACAATTGTTGTGGCAACtctgtgagcagcttgagcggatttgagtggactcagcaATGAAGCATTTTATAAAGACAAGCATATTTCTACTTtactcttgtttaaaaataattcggtgagacagtaacatgtttaaaacggataattattacatttcaagtgcttaaaaaccatttattaaattatatatatacataagcctgtcgcaatacggaataattccatttatcgcacagtcaatgaaaatgaaggcggtaattttcccgctgtgatttatcgcctcgcgtgcgtgcgtgtgtgcgcgTGCAGCAGATGTGCGGCGGACGTGCTGTTagaagttcggcttccttgttaccaacagcgCAATATGATCTAATGAGGATTCAatctgttttattgacttctgggtatggtataacaccatttaccattcattttacaaatttgaacctAGCctcaggctacgttcatactacaggtcttaatgcatgaatcaaagtcgcatagaagtggaccatttcaaatccgatctgggtcactttttttccaaagtgtggctggcggtctgaaatttcaagtctccccaatcggaattcatgcagcaatgacaTCAGCAAAGCCGAAGCGGCACGCAGGACGGGAGTgatgttgttgttatttattgtcatcatcattggtatcattgacagttacaagatagcATTGTGATAAGATTAATTAACCCGaaaaaaagacaagggctgacgggagaagcctgggCTTATTAAATCCCGTCCCCACccgatgtagctgtgcattaacttctagcttgaactctgcttttatgcacgaagcgggcttgaacacggtcattaaaaaaaaaaaaaaaaaaaaaaatgacgaaaaggataagcctgacaaatttcaatttaaattctttgcgccgaatgagcaatatttcagtactgcttacatggccgagacggGGCAAATTGACACACCCACGTCATGTCACGCACACAAGTCAAGGCTTATGTGCGTGCGTATATGCGTtcgatcagtccatataaactttgtatacaggactaaacggggattattaatgtctgttatttgtgtactctttttggaaatcaaaatatgatcaccctggaatgacatacagctagcatgtgtcatttgttttgatgcttctgcgcatgcggtcactttgctgagcgcatctcggactgcgaattagtgcgtatgcgtgatacttgaacgggctccattgacaaaggcagtctgaacgggcacgccaaaaaaccagacatgacaaaaaatcggattgtgcattaagacctgcagtatgaacctagccttagtgaagccaaatttttgttactgctacttaatctatttttctctgttgttgttgaagtgcaattgtttgtgtcactacaactttatacctctgtgcctaaatgcttaagttattgaagTGTAATTTTATCTttccttgaaaaagacattttatttattctgtgtttctgtgcagtattgatattgttgtcttttacttaaaggaGGCattgtctattgtttttagttgggatttcttaaaaagtattattgaatttaagagtaaacgtttattgcgtttaaatgggtttaCTTATTACTtagtattattaatatatactgtattcttactgtgttattgtaaattggttaaaaaaaaattggggggagggctcaataatatcgcatattgcaataatttatgagagaatttatcgcccactaaaatttgttatcgcgacaggcctctatatacagtggggagaacaagtattttttatttgtatcaaatacttgttctccccactgtatacagtttttttttattataagttgggtaaaaaagtgaaaaaacatgtctttgagtatctctttccaatgctaaatctgaacgaatccatttgcggtttttcacttattgcgttgggttctggtccccattaaccacgaaaaacaagGGAGCACTGTATTGCACCTTTCCAccctttttaaggccctcaaagcgctttacactatattCTCTTCTAccaactggtgacgcagcaccaggagcaacatgggatTATCATGGGGCtttcttttctgtggaaaaaattCTGAGCCAtttatttaaccatttattcaaCTTCATAACAGATGCTTCTGAGTAGGtaattcaggcacttctggagctattattATCTAATTGTGTCATTAAATAAACATATTTTAAGCATTTCAATGCAGTTCAGTGTttgtattattaatttttaagccaatttttacactttaactgcaaatgaatattggCTCCAAAAAGAGATTATCGGATCGGCTCCTCTAACTATTAATAATCAGAatcggtatcggtcctgaaaaacccatttCGGTTGATCTCTACAAATAATATCATAAATAGGATCAATGCGTATACGTCCCTAgaatatacctaccaaattttaTTCTGATCCATCCACAAATATGGAAGATTTTTGTCATTGTCCTGCCCATGAACAAGACACCCTAACATTTGTGACCATTGGTCACAAACATGACCCACCACAACCCACTATCGTCAGGTGAAACGGGTTTCGTAGGAATTACAGTAAGTGCTGTTTTCTGATTCAATGTTTGTATTAGGTGCAAAACAAATTATGACTCAAAGACTGATAAAAATTTGATTATTTGGAGCCTAGCAAGAAGTGCAGGGTTAACAATACTTCTCAGAAAGCGAAAAGCTCAAGTACTTTAATAGATTTGTTTTCACATTTAAAAATTCTCAATAATGGGTAAAAATAAGACAGGACACAGGAACAGAGTAATATTAAAGCATCTGCTCAGTTGAATGCTCTCTTCTATCTGACAATTCAATACCCTGGTAGCAGTTAACTCTTACAGCTCGTTGTCATTTCTGGTTAagagctattaaaaaaaaaatttcaacattCCACCATCCTTATGTTGGTTTTCTTTGGGCTACTGCTGAAATGAGACATATCGTAGGCACCAGTGACTGGAGTTAAGCACCTATGCATGCGATATGAGCACATTATGCATTACATAACATGTTTGAACATGTAAGAAGCAGTGGAAGAAATTCTGATAGTTAGACATTCTCTCCTATGACACACAACAGCGCTCATGACTAGGAATGAAACTATTTCTTCTGAATCATCAATGTTCCATAGTGTGTTGCATTATAGGAAATTGattttgtttgcctttttttcttgTATATTTTTTAGTGCATTTTCCAACAgtactaaaagtgtttttttttttgtttgttttttataaaaGGTGTGATGAGACTTTTGGAACTTTTCATTTGGATCTGGTCGTCGCACAATAAACAAAACTAATACCACAGGTTGTTTTAGGAGACTTACTGGTGGATTATCTGGCCAACATTTAAGGGAAAACTTAAGAGTTTAAGGGTTTAACTACTTTTGTGACCACTTTTCCTAGAACTTTTATTGCATAACAGATGAGATTGATGTGCTTGTTGTAGTTGAGATATTGAGGTCAATATAATCTGTGATTTACTCATGacgttttttttcaaataaagacacaatgttatgtagtgtcaaaattattgccgaGCGATCTGTCAAAAATAATGATCAAGTCCATTTTTTCATATTATTGTCCGATCTCGATTACGCTACTCAAAAAAAATGTAGCATTGATGCACACTTATTCTTGTGTAATTTTGGGGTGCTGAAGTCAAATCTGACCTTATAAGTGACTAAAAAGTAAATGGTATTGTGTTCAAATATGTGAAAAATTGGTATAAAATAATACTAACATAAGAATATAAAAATACTGACCGCGAAAAAAACTTAAGGATACCGAAAAAAATTGATGGAGGATTTCAGATTAACGGACCAAATATTGTACATAAtcgatatatataaaaaaaaaaaaaacatgcaaaagaaaatgaaaaaagaatGTGTCATCACAACTTCTTTAAAAAGTGATTTTTATCTTGTATTGCATTTAATATTGAAAACTTGCAAAACTTAACTTTTAATCTTTTAGGATACGAGATATTATACCAGTACATAAAACATACATAACATCCATAAAATGTTGAATGATTGGTTTTTGTCATGCAGATTTCTGCCAGGTTTGACCGAGAGTACGTTTACGGATTATCACCGAAAtccaagtcaatttttttttaagctcgTAATCATACAATCGCTCAGCCCTAGTCAATATACATAATCTGTATTATCAGTTACCTCTAAAGCCAGAGCAGTCTTGTCATAGGCGCAGGGCACTCGTTTCTGGATGGCCTTGGCCATGACCGGTCCGTTCTGCAAGGATGGCAGCGGCGTGTTGACAGCTCCGGGAGTGCCCGGAGGCAGCGGCGACGGGGTCTGCGGCTGGGCGTAGGCATGGACAAGGGTATGTGATGGCTCCGGGATGCCGTAGCTGTTGGAGTTACGGGATCCGAGGGTCGGTTGGCACGGGTGTGGTGAGGGTCGTACCAATTTCTCCACATAAGGAACAGGGATCATGCCGACGCGACCTTCTTTGCTCTTGGCGCTCCACCACTGCTCTTCCGGCTTCTCAAGGATGATGAGAATCTCTCCCTTTTTAAAGGGAAGGTCCTCAGCGTCACTACCAGTGAAGTCATACAGAGTCCGAACATACTCCAGGTTCTCATCTTGGCCGCCCAAAGGCTGGATCGGTCCACTCACTGTGCTTGGGTACCTTGGAGATTATGAGACAAAAGGGCAAAGATGTAGTTTGAAATGTAGATGACatactatatatactgtaaCATCACTTAACTTCTATTAAGATATTTTCCTTTGCAAGAAAATGGCTTCAAGACCACAAGCTAGTTTTATATGCACTGTTCTACACTGAACTGTTACCTATCCCCATGTTGCCTTCTttttaattagtgctgcaacgattaatcgattaacgccGTGTAATtcgattgggggaaaaaagcttcgaatcaaattttgctgcttagaGTATTCATAGTTGTCatagttttgaaaatgtttgcattttgttttatagATTTGGgcgaatacactgccctctagtctgccttgtttcacatggctgaatccagctgctccctgttaagaccaacataagctaagtttttgtttgagctaatgttttttttaatgcattcgtaatttagtttaaatgtatatttagccgttttttgtgggaatatgtgtttgaactattaagagcattgtaaaaaaaacaatggcattttatagcatttaaactagcagacttttgctatgtaagttagccaattgttcttttgttgtacttatatcctcatttattcatgttttttataccgtttaaaGCTCAGGTAATatactttaattttttatgttccttatccgattactcaattattcgaactaagtagtacATCGATTaaccgactactaaaataattgatagctgcattcctaaatgtttgaaaaacttgttaagagcattgtaaaaaaaagttagcattttatagcatttaagctagcggacttttgctatgcaacttagccaattgttcttttgttgtacttatatcctcatttattcatgtttttttataccgtttaaaGCTCAGGTAATatactttaattttttatgttccttatccgattactcgattattcaaactagttcatcgattaaccgactactaaaataatcgatagctgcaaccctaaaTGTTTGACcgacttgttaagagcattgtaaaaaaaagttagcattttatagcatttaagctagcggacttttgctatgcaacttagctaattgttcttttgttgtacttagctcctctttagtcattttttttataccgtttgagggtaAGATCAGctatcttatttttaaatgaaagtgcaactcTGCATCATTTGAATAATCACTCTgggattttattttgtattcgcatttaatgccgtTTTGACAGTGCAATCtttgcaagcctttgttttacatctccgaaAAT
It includes:
- the crkl gene encoding crk-like protein, translating into MSTARFDSSDRSAWYFGPVSRQEAQNRLQGQRHGMFLVRDSSTCPGDYVLSVSENSKVSHYIINSLPSKRFKIGDQEFEHLAALLEFYKIHYLDTTTLIEPAPRYPSTVSGPIQPLGGQDENLEYVRTLYDFTGSDAEDLPFKKGEILIILEKPEEQWWSAKSKEGRVGMIPVPYVEKLVRPSPHPCQPTLGSRNSNSYGIPEPSHTLVHAYAQPQTPSPLPPGTPGAVNTPLPSLQNGPVMAKAIQKRVPCAYDKTALALEVGDLVKVTRMNISGQWEGEVNGRRGLFPFTHVKILDPQNPDESD